Genomic segment of Terriglobia bacterium:
CTCCAGGGGCCAACACTGTCACGCTGGGGTCAAGAATAGGATCTATTGCCATAGGATGCAAGAATCGGCCGGAGAATCTTCATTTGGCTATCGTAAGGCTCACGCGCCCGGAGGTGCTTGTGATGCGAACACTGTTGGTGCCGGCACCCAGGCGGCCGCGCGCCGACTGTCCCGGAGAATAGCGCCTCTGCTGAATCTCGAGCGGGAAATCCGTCCTGAGGGTCCCGCTCAAGGTGGACATCAAGACAGAAGCGTCCAGGTTGGCGGGCGCCCTGACGCTGACGTTGCCGCTGGTGGAGGAAAACTTCAGGTCACCTGAACCCTCGACCCTCCTGAGATAGACATCCACGTTACCGCTCGTCGACCACGCGCTCACTATGCCGCTGACGTTGCTTACGTTCACGTTGCCGCTCACTGACCACGCGTTCACGACGCCGCTCACGTTCGATACCCCCACAGAACCGCTGATGCTCTCCGCCATCACGTGGCCCGTTACATCGCCGAGTTGCACGCCACCGCTCATGGATCGGATGTTATCGAAATTATAGCTCACCCCGCGCGGCACCCTCACCTGGAAGTTCACGCTGGCGTCGCAGTTGCCTCTTTCAGGATAGCGTACATCCAGGTCGATCCGGTTCTCACTGCTTCTGTCCACGATTTCGACCCGATCGCGGT
This window contains:
- a CDS encoding DUF4097 domain-containing protein; protein product: MRQNALGIAVAALLTGLIFGAAGLAQDFQKNYTIAPDGTIRIRSVSGDVRVLGYDGRDVMVQGFKVGRDRDRVEIVDRSSENRIDLDVRYPERGNCDASVNFQVRVPRGVSYNFDNIRSMSGGVQLGDVTGHVMAESISGSVGVSNVSGVVNAWSVSGNVNVSNVSGIVSAWSTSGNVDVYLRRVEGSGDLKFSSTSGNVSVRAPANLDASVLMSTLSGTLRTDFPLEIQQRRYSPGQSARGRLGAGTNSVRITSTSGRVSLTIAK